A portion of the Ferrimonas lipolytica genome contains these proteins:
- a CDS encoding DUF2164 domain-containing protein — MPIVKFSREQEEALALKVQRYCSDEFDVDLGQFEAEFLLQFVVKQVEPEIYNHALEHCHKLAEQRLADLHDDLYQLEQTSAL; from the coding sequence ATGCCTATAGTTAAATTCAGCCGTGAACAGGAGGAGGCGCTGGCCCTCAAGGTGCAACGATACTGCAGTGATGAATTCGATGTAGACCTTGGTCAATTTGAAGCGGAATTTCTGCTGCAGTTTGTGGTGAAGCAGGTCGAACCGGAGATCTACAACCACGCCCTCGAGCACTGCCATAAATTAGCGGAGCAACGACTCGCTGATCTTCACGATGATCTCTATCAGCTAGAACAAACCAGCGCCTTGTGA
- a CDS encoding isochorismate synthase: MTQQNNLSSAIARLQLRLEQLALGNPPERCVQLVENLEELPLLAWLANQTAYPKIYWRGRRDGEQVAAIGAAKDYLLEEIPATEKLDQLYNNYLRATPDSLMRLYGGVSFDPEQPAWQGYGQARFVLPRVEIRQIGEQSRLILSVTADDWNDDLAAARATLATLLPAKPLPPLAPAHVINRSELPSRGRWQDLIEQVTNPNFIANTPKVVLARETQLHSNTLPNPWTVLHSWGLLNPTSYQYGFQFSPEQTFISCSPERLYQRLGRELSTEALAGTTIRGFTDSEDDALAQALLNDGKNSHENQLVREHIEQQLSPLSEYVGAEESPSILKLNHIQHLHRNIRAELKAGVNDLQLLQALHPTPAVGGLPRAAAMNFIRQREGFERGWYAGACGYLGANDTEFSVAIRSARFQPGQVTLFAGAGIVSDSIADDEWQELNNKLTTVLGILNGL; this comes from the coding sequence GTGACACAACAGAACAATTTGAGCAGTGCCATTGCGCGCTTACAGCTCAGACTGGAGCAATTGGCTCTTGGTAATCCACCTGAACGTTGCGTTCAGCTTGTGGAGAACCTAGAGGAGTTGCCATTGCTGGCTTGGCTAGCGAATCAAACGGCTTACCCCAAAATCTATTGGCGAGGTCGTCGAGACGGCGAGCAGGTGGCTGCCATTGGCGCCGCCAAAGATTATCTGCTGGAAGAGATCCCTGCTACCGAAAAGCTGGATCAACTCTACAACAACTATCTGCGCGCCACACCTGACAGCCTCATGCGTCTGTATGGCGGCGTATCGTTCGATCCAGAACAACCCGCTTGGCAAGGCTATGGCCAAGCACGGTTCGTATTACCACGAGTAGAGATCCGTCAGATAGGTGAGCAAAGCCGACTGATACTGTCAGTCACAGCCGACGACTGGAATGATGACTTAGCAGCGGCACGTGCAACGCTGGCTACACTACTTCCAGCCAAACCATTGCCACCTTTGGCCCCAGCCCATGTAATCAACCGCAGCGAACTGCCAAGTCGAGGTCGCTGGCAGGATCTGATTGAGCAGGTAACCAACCCTAATTTTATTGCCAACACCCCTAAGGTGGTATTGGCTCGAGAAACCCAACTGCACAGCAACACCCTGCCTAACCCATGGACAGTGTTGCACAGCTGGGGATTACTCAACCCAACCAGCTATCAATATGGCTTCCAGTTCAGTCCAGAACAAACCTTTATTAGCTGTTCCCCTGAGCGATTGTACCAGCGGTTAGGGCGTGAGCTATCAACGGAAGCGCTGGCCGGGACTACCATACGTGGCTTTACCGACAGCGAAGATGACGCATTAGCACAGGCGCTACTCAACGACGGTAAGAATAGCCACGAAAATCAGCTGGTGCGTGAACATATCGAACAGCAGCTTTCACCGTTATCCGAATACGTTGGAGCAGAAGAATCACCAAGTATTCTCAAGCTTAATCATATCCAGCACCTGCACCGCAACATTCGGGCCGAATTGAAGGCTGGGGTTAACGATCTGCAACTGCTGCAAGCACTACACCCAACTCCTGCCGTCGGTGGATTACCACGGGCAGCGGCAATGAATTTCATTCGCCAGCGGGAAGGGTTTGAACGCGGCTGGTACGCTGGTGCTTGTGGTTACTTAGGTGCCAACGACACAGAATTTTCGGTCGCCATTCGCAGCGCCCGCTTTCAGCCGGGTCAAGTCACCCTTTTCGCTGGAGCAGGTATCGTTAGCGATTCCATTGCCGACGACGAGTGGCAAGAGCTGAATAACAAATTAACTACCGTACTTGGGATCCTCAACGGACTATGA
- the menC gene encoding o-succinylbenzoate synthase, protein MIVATALYRYRNPLQTPLRFAGKQLRYRHGLLLKFEHKRQISWGDCAPLPGFSNDTIEQNQQALLAWCCQQQAIDKLPPAAQFAISSGRFMARNQQSKQVTKTVPLLVGNVEQMLRQALVSANTTMKLKLARNALTDEISLVQQLQQARPDLRLRIDANQGWQRSQAMQFAKQIDVKRIDYVEEPCLHLSDSLAVHQQTGLPLALDESTQAPNYQYQLHSGVVALVLKPTIIGSIDRLQHLISAAHKDGVACVLSSSFESNLGLLALATLAQQLTPAETPGLDTLSPLTYDLCQPNPWLPKRPLLTESQLEPLWQ, encoded by the coding sequence GTGATTGTCGCGACCGCGCTCTACCGATATCGAAACCCGCTTCAGACCCCACTGCGCTTTGCCGGCAAACAGCTCCGATATCGTCACGGTTTACTGCTCAAATTTGAACATAAACGTCAGATAAGTTGGGGCGATTGCGCGCCACTACCAGGATTTTCCAACGATACTATTGAGCAAAACCAACAGGCGTTGTTAGCTTGGTGTTGTCAACAACAAGCAATTGATAAGCTTCCCCCTGCAGCCCAATTTGCAATCAGCTCTGGTCGCTTTATGGCTCGAAACCAGCAGTCAAAACAAGTCACAAAAACAGTGCCGTTATTGGTTGGGAACGTTGAGCAAATGTTAAGGCAAGCGCTAGTGAGTGCTAACACCACCATGAAACTTAAGCTAGCTAGAAACGCGCTTACTGACGAGATTTCATTGGTTCAACAGTTGCAACAAGCACGGCCAGATCTGCGCCTTAGGATTGATGCAAATCAAGGCTGGCAACGCAGCCAAGCGATGCAATTTGCCAAGCAGATCGACGTTAAACGTATCGATTATGTAGAAGAACCATGCCTTCACCTCAGCGATAGCTTAGCTGTCCACCAACAAACCGGTTTGCCGTTAGCACTCGACGAAAGCACTCAAGCACCTAACTACCAATATCAATTACATTCCGGTGTAGTTGCGCTGGTACTCAAACCAACAATCATCGGTAGCATCGACCGTCTACAGCATCTCATCTCCGCTGCCCATAAGGATGGTGTAGCCTGTGTGCTATCCTCTAGCTTCGAAAGCAATCTGGGCCTATTGGCGCTAGCCACCCTAGCGCAACAACTGACTCCAGCCGAAACACCCGGCCTGGATACATTGAGTCCACTTACCTACGATCTGTGCCAACCGAACCCGTGGCTGCCAAAGCGGCCACTGTTAACCGAATCCCAATTGGAGCCACTATGGCAATGA
- a CDS encoding S1C family serine protease → MMRAVLWIAVATVVGILLGWLLFRSPECPTCPPQQHNNSEELAMLRMENKMLVAMVRAGLSGDISSHIKSFQSMNRLPNSTSEVQSQQAVTTLQPESFANREHANQLFARLDRADKKLQKQALAEGWASGERLVRERQILWQQARRQLSPFDYMAALHQAGRPNILIIDSLGGQSAAIKQGMQPGDIIWRIDGERVLTRQEYRAQLGSMADDVERVFELRRGDQTVTVTVANPNKTVAVIAQTVEAFE, encoded by the coding sequence ATGATGCGCGCAGTGTTATGGATAGCGGTGGCAACGGTAGTCGGTATACTGCTTGGGTGGCTGTTATTTCGCTCACCAGAGTGCCCCACTTGTCCGCCGCAGCAACATAACAATTCTGAGGAGTTGGCAATGTTGCGGATGGAAAATAAGATGCTGGTGGCAATGGTACGGGCTGGACTATCTGGTGATATATCTAGTCATATCAAAAGTTTTCAATCGATGAATCGGCTGCCCAACAGCACCTCAGAAGTGCAGTCGCAACAAGCAGTCACCACGCTTCAACCTGAATCATTTGCCAATCGGGAGCATGCCAATCAACTGTTTGCTCGGCTTGATCGTGCCGACAAAAAATTGCAGAAACAGGCTCTGGCTGAAGGCTGGGCCAGCGGCGAGCGTTTGGTACGCGAACGGCAAATCCTGTGGCAACAAGCACGGCGACAGCTATCGCCCTTTGATTACATGGCTGCGCTACACCAAGCTGGCCGGCCCAACATTTTGATTATTGACTCGTTGGGCGGCCAATCTGCGGCGATAAAACAGGGCATGCAGCCCGGTGACATTATTTGGCGTATTGATGGCGAACGAGTGCTGACACGACAGGAATACCGCGCGCAACTGGGCTCGATGGCGGATGATGTCGAGCGGGTGTTTGAGTTACGCCGGGGAGATCAAACTGTCACTGTTACGGTGGCTAATCCGAATAAAACGGTTGCTGTTATTGCACAAACGGTGGAAGCGTTTGAGTAG
- a CDS encoding gamma carbonic anhydrase family protein, with the protein MTTKAFKQHSPVLGERCYVEESAVLYGDIELAEDANVWPLVAARGDVNYIRIGKRSNIQDGSVLHVTRKHDAQPDGFPLLIGDDVTVGHKALLHGCQIGDRVLVGMGAIVLDGAVVEHDVMIGAGSLVPPGKRLESGFLYIGSPVKQARPLKPAELAFLTESAQNYVKLKDAYLAQQD; encoded by the coding sequence ATGACAACAAAAGCATTCAAACAACACTCTCCAGTACTTGGTGAACGTTGCTATGTCGAAGAAAGTGCGGTGCTTTATGGCGATATTGAATTAGCGGAAGATGCCAACGTGTGGCCATTGGTTGCTGCTCGGGGCGACGTTAATTACATTCGTATAGGTAAACGCTCCAACATTCAGGATGGCAGCGTGTTACACGTTACTCGTAAACATGACGCTCAGCCCGATGGTTTCCCGCTATTGATTGGCGATGACGTTACCGTTGGTCACAAAGCATTACTGCATGGCTGTCAGATCGGCGACCGTGTACTGGTTGGTATGGGGGCCATTGTTTTAGATGGTGCTGTCGTCGAACACGATGTGATGATCGGTGCTGGAAGTTTGGTACCACCGGGCAAGCGGTTGGAGTCAGGCTTCCTCTATATAGGTAGCCCGGTAAAGCAGGCACGACCACTTAAGCCTGCTGAATTGGCTTTCTTAACAGAATCGGCCCAAAACTACGTTAAATTGAAAGACGCTTACCTCGCCCAACAAGATTAA
- the glpK gene encoding glycerol kinase GlpK, whose amino-acid sequence MTDQYILALDQGTTSSRAVLFNVNGKIVGTAQREFGQHYPEAGWVEHDAMEIWAGQRAVMTEVLARSKVKHEQVTAIGITNQRETTVIWDAISGEPIHNAIVWQCRRTSKQCQQLKQQGLEEYIQQTTGLVIDPYFSATKIAWLLEHVEGARERAERGELRFGTIDCWLLWNLTEGRVHATDHTNAARTMLYDIHNRCWDVKLLEALDIPASLLPQVKPSQSLFGHAQLGPTQVPIAGMAGDQQAALFGQQCIRPGMAKNTYGTGCFLLMHTGTKPVASTHGLITTLACSDKNETPYALEGSVFMGGACIQWLRDELGLIRDASETQAMAESVEDNGGAYLVPAFTGLGAPYWDPDARGALVGLTRGCNRNHIARAALEAIAYQSHDLLDAMQQDAQMTLTELKVDGGAVANDFLMQFQADISATPVTRPSNNETTAAGAAYLAGLQVGFWPNREALAGLNPPQQQFLPKMDSDQQQQLQQGWQQAVGQCRHHR is encoded by the coding sequence ATGACAGACCAATATATTCTCGCTTTAGACCAAGGCACTACATCCAGCCGCGCGGTGTTATTTAACGTCAATGGAAAAATTGTTGGTACCGCCCAACGGGAGTTTGGTCAACATTACCCAGAAGCGGGTTGGGTTGAGCATGATGCGATGGAGATCTGGGCTGGACAGCGGGCTGTGATGACCGAAGTTTTGGCGCGCAGTAAAGTAAAACATGAGCAAGTGACTGCCATTGGCATCACCAATCAGCGCGAAACCACAGTGATCTGGGATGCCATTAGCGGCGAGCCAATTCACAACGCTATCGTGTGGCAATGTCGCCGCACCAGTAAGCAGTGCCAGCAGCTCAAACAGCAAGGTTTGGAAGAGTATATTCAACAAACTACCGGACTAGTAATTGATCCCTATTTTTCAGCCACTAAGATAGCTTGGTTGTTAGAGCATGTAGAGGGCGCACGAGAGCGGGCTGAGCGAGGCGAATTACGCTTTGGTACCATCGACTGCTGGCTCCTATGGAACCTAACCGAAGGACGGGTGCATGCCACTGACCATACCAATGCGGCTCGTACCATGCTGTATGACATTCATAATCGCTGCTGGGATGTGAAGCTACTTGAGGCTTTAGATATTCCAGCCAGCCTGTTACCGCAAGTTAAGCCAAGTCAGTCACTATTTGGCCACGCTCAATTAGGGCCGACTCAGGTGCCGATTGCGGGAATGGCCGGAGATCAACAGGCCGCATTATTCGGCCAACAATGTATTCGCCCAGGTATGGCCAAAAACACCTATGGCACTGGCTGTTTTTTATTGATGCATACGGGCACCAAGCCAGTAGCCTCAACACATGGCTTAATCACCACCCTCGCCTGCAGCGACAAGAATGAAACCCCTTATGCCTTAGAAGGTTCGGTGTTTATGGGCGGTGCCTGTATCCAATGGCTGCGGGATGAATTGGGACTAATTCGAGACGCCAGTGAAACCCAAGCAATGGCAGAATCAGTCGAGGACAATGGCGGCGCTTACTTGGTACCGGCGTTCACGGGTTTAGGTGCCCCCTATTGGGATCCTGACGCACGCGGCGCACTGGTTGGATTAACCCGTGGCTGCAACCGCAACCACATTGCCCGTGCCGCACTCGAAGCCATCGCCTATCAAAGCCATGACCTGCTGGATGCAATGCAACAAGACGCACAGATGACACTTACCGAGCTGAAGGTCGATGGTGGCGCCGTGGCCAACGACTTCTTAATGCAGTTTCAAGCCGACATCAGCGCAACCCCTGTTACGCGTCCAAGTAATAATGAGACCACCGCCGCTGGTGCGGCTTACTTAGCTGGCCTGCAAGTGGGTTTCTGGCCAAATAGAGAAGCTCTAGCCGGTCTTAACCCACCACAGCAGCAGTTTCTACCTAAGATGGATAGCGATCAGCAACAGCAACTACAACAAGGTTGGCAGCAAGCCGTTGGCCAGTGCCGTCATCACCGTTAA
- the menE gene encoding o-succinylbenzoate--CoA ligase, which produces MAMILCPLQSAARRWGEAIAIDGQAQQLNYAQLDSRVTGLCNDLRKQQVQNGDHVGYCGANQIEAIVLMYACFRLGAVFIPLSTRFPPEQQQQLIDQLNIKFIFADHSTFNNVKPLTILENEGERLWQLDTDLPATMVLTSGSSGTPKAAVHSLLQQLAAAEGSFDQTPLVAGDRWLLSLPMYHIGGLAILFRCLLSGATAVLPDNKAAEACLQPQQITHVSMVATQAQRLIAKDDATSILGTVKVILLGGGAIPTRLAEQLAQFPLRALTSYGMTEMGSQITTGPANIQGLAGFPLAGRQIEIIDGIIHVKGECLFMGYYLNGKIEAATDAEGWFATRDRGQWISEQLKILGRADNMFISGGENVQPEAIEAVISRCEGVEQVIVAPVDDSEFGQLPVAIIKGDYDQATVEKRLNKKLARFMRPRRFLAWPSDHSSNGIKVNRQALIRYAQQHQ; this is translated from the coding sequence ATGGCAATGATCTTATGCCCGCTGCAAAGCGCTGCCCGTCGTTGGGGTGAAGCCATCGCAATCGATGGCCAAGCACAGCAACTCAATTACGCTCAACTTGATAGCCGAGTAACAGGCCTGTGCAACGATCTGCGTAAGCAGCAGGTACAAAATGGTGACCACGTAGGTTACTGCGGTGCTAACCAGATAGAAGCAATCGTGTTGATGTATGCCTGTTTTCGTCTCGGAGCGGTGTTTATTCCCCTATCAACTCGCTTTCCGCCGGAGCAGCAGCAACAGTTAATCGACCAGCTGAACATTAAATTCATCTTTGCTGACCACTCGACCTTTAACAACGTTAAACCACTAACCATCTTAGAGAATGAAGGTGAACGTCTGTGGCAGCTGGATACCGACCTGCCAGCAACCATGGTATTAACCTCTGGCTCTAGTGGCACACCTAAAGCAGCAGTCCACAGTTTGCTGCAGCAACTTGCTGCAGCAGAAGGCAGCTTCGACCAAACTCCGTTGGTTGCAGGCGACCGCTGGTTGCTATCATTGCCGATGTACCATATAGGTGGCTTGGCTATCCTATTCCGCTGCCTACTCAGCGGAGCAACTGCAGTTCTGCCAGACAACAAAGCGGCTGAAGCATGTCTGCAACCCCAACAGATAACCCATGTGTCTATGGTCGCGACTCAGGCGCAACGGCTGATTGCCAAAGATGATGCAACGAGCATACTAGGAACGGTTAAAGTCATTTTACTCGGTGGCGGGGCTATCCCAACTCGTTTGGCAGAACAATTAGCGCAGTTTCCGCTTCGGGCTTTGACTAGCTATGGTATGACTGAGATGGGTTCCCAGATCACCACCGGTCCAGCGAACATTCAGGGCTTAGCCGGCTTCCCATTGGCTGGCCGCCAGATTGAGATCATTGACGGCATCATCCACGTAAAGGGTGAATGCTTGTTTATGGGTTACTACCTAAACGGTAAAATCGAAGCTGCGACGGATGCAGAAGGCTGGTTTGCCACACGAGATAGAGGTCAATGGATCAGCGAGCAACTTAAGATCCTTGGCCGTGCCGATAATATGTTTATCAGCGGCGGTGAAAACGTTCAACCTGAAGCGATTGAAGCAGTTATCAGTCGTTGCGAAGGGGTAGAACAGGTAATCGTAGCGCCGGTGGATGACAGTGAGTTTGGCCAACTACCAGTCGCTATAATTAAAGGCGACTACGATCAAGCCACAGTCGAGAAACGTCTTAATAAGAAGCTTGCACGGTTTATGCGCCCCCGCCGCTTCTTAGCATGGCCTAGCGACCATAGCAGTAATGGCATCAAGGTAAATCGCCAAGCGCTTATCCGTTATGCTCAACAACATCAGTAG
- a CDS encoding DUF1488 family protein yields MNQQILFNDLLDIKWQQGTVAFSAQWGGSSVLCLIGIDQLAKRSGQTIGNAEQAGVVFEQLRFELEEEAEILIEDEAFDAQGRIWLGHPAC; encoded by the coding sequence ATGAATCAACAGATCCTATTTAACGACCTGCTCGATATCAAATGGCAACAAGGTACTGTTGCATTTTCAGCGCAGTGGGGCGGAAGTTCGGTCTTGTGCCTTATTGGAATAGATCAGCTGGCTAAGCGCAGCGGTCAAACCATCGGTAACGCCGAACAAGCCGGAGTGGTGTTTGAGCAGCTGCGGTTTGAGCTGGAAGAGGAGGCTGAAATCCTCATTGAGGATGAAGCGTTTGATGCCCAAGGGCGAATCTGGCTTGGGCATCCAGCCTGTTAA
- the menD gene encoding 2-succinyl-5-enolpyruvyl-6-hydroxy-3-cyclohexene-1-carboxylic-acid synthase, which translates to MTHSADLNLTWARLIVEELHRLGVQHICLAPGSRSTPLTLAAADHPSLQRHTHFDERGLAFMALGLAKSTDSPVAIITTSGTAVANLYPALVEAAQTNVPLIVLSGDRPPELIDCGANQAIVQPAIFADYAKRLDLPAADLNIQPQALLAQLDHAMADLQHPLHINCMFREPLYPDGSRTDFSHYLAPIKSWRQETTPWLSLPAMQQQALPTTVEIEQLAQGKGVIVAATIGPEQQPEQILALAKRLGWPILADAQSQLRQHPDAINHIDQLFHHDDAKLLLQQADTLLWFGGRLLSKRLINFIDNHQWQALWHCLPVRRNLDPSHLRKSSFVGSINSFCQLPWPTSTQANWAKPLARFNQQLEQQFAEHEYGKLTELSAIRSLSALANANNNLFIGNSLPIRLFDMLAKPQAQPAAVFTNRGASGIDGLFATCCGVARGNGKATLMAIGDISALHDLNSLALARQTQQPIVIMALNNDGGSIFNMLPVPNEQLRENYYRLGHGLNFKHIAAQFELEYKQPTTLTELQTQMAQALSRNGTTLVEVVVPAGESADLIVATAKQIRG; encoded by the coding sequence ATGACCCACAGCGCCGATCTAAATCTAACTTGGGCGCGGCTGATTGTTGAAGAGTTACACCGCTTAGGTGTACAGCATATCTGCCTCGCCCCCGGTTCTCGCTCTACCCCATTAACACTGGCAGCCGCCGACCACCCAAGCCTCCAGCGCCACACCCACTTTGATGAACGTGGCCTCGCCTTTATGGCATTGGGGTTAGCCAAATCCACTGATTCGCCAGTGGCCATCATTACCACCTCTGGCACTGCGGTAGCCAACCTTTATCCTGCGCTAGTGGAAGCAGCCCAAACCAATGTACCGCTAATCGTGTTGTCTGGAGATCGACCGCCAGAGCTGATCGATTGCGGTGCTAACCAAGCGATAGTGCAACCAGCAATTTTTGCGGACTACGCTAAGCGACTCGATTTACCGGCTGCGGATCTCAACATTCAACCACAGGCCTTACTGGCTCAACTTGATCATGCCATGGCAGATCTACAGCACCCACTGCACATCAACTGCATGTTCCGTGAGCCGTTGTATCCGGATGGCAGCCGCACTGACTTCAGCCACTACCTAGCGCCAATAAAATCATGGCGACAAGAGACAACTCCGTGGTTATCACTGCCAGCCATGCAGCAGCAAGCATTGCCAACCACCGTTGAGATTGAACAATTAGCCCAAGGCAAGGGCGTTATCGTTGCTGCAACCATAGGCCCAGAGCAACAACCAGAGCAGATCTTGGCATTAGCCAAACGGCTCGGTTGGCCAATCCTAGCGGATGCGCAATCACAGTTGCGCCAGCACCCAGACGCTATCAACCACATTGACCAACTGTTCCACCACGACGATGCTAAGCTGCTGCTGCAACAGGCAGACACCTTGCTGTGGTTTGGTGGCCGCTTACTGTCAAAACGGCTCATTAACTTTATCGACAACCACCAGTGGCAAGCGTTATGGCACTGTTTACCGGTACGTCGAAATCTCGATCCTAGCCATCTGCGTAAGAGCAGCTTTGTTGGTAGCATCAATAGCTTCTGTCAACTGCCATGGCCAACCTCAACCCAAGCGAATTGGGCCAAGCCATTGGCTCGCTTTAATCAACAACTGGAACAACAGTTTGCTGAACATGAATACGGCAAACTAACTGAGCTATCAGCAATACGCTCGCTATCTGCGCTCGCCAATGCCAATAACAACCTGTTTATCGGTAACAGCCTGCCAATTCGTTTGTTCGATATGCTGGCAAAACCACAGGCACAGCCAGCAGCAGTGTTCACCAATCGTGGCGCCTCAGGTATTGATGGCTTGTTTGCTACCTGCTGTGGCGTCGCGCGGGGCAATGGCAAAGCCACATTGATGGCCATTGGCGATATCTCAGCGCTGCATGACCTCAACTCATTGGCATTAGCGCGCCAGACTCAGCAACCGATTGTAATCATGGCACTCAATAACGACGGTGGCAGTATCTTCAATATGCTACCGGTGCCAAATGAGCAGCTACGCGAGAACTACTATCGGCTTGGCCATGGGTTAAACTTTAAACATATCGCCGCCCAATTTGAGTTAGAATATAAGCAACCGACCACCCTAACTGAGCTGCAAACTCAGATGGCGCAAGCATTATCACGCAACGGCACCACCCTCGTTGAAGTCGTGGTTCCTGCCGGTGAATCTGCCGATCTGATTGTGGCCACAGCGAAGCAGATCCGTGGATAA
- the menH gene encoding 2-succinyl-6-hydroxy-2,4-cyclohexadiene-1-carboxylate synthase has translation MDKQLHCRQWGDKTKPTLVLLHGFMGSSLEWMPFAESLGKRCHCLAFDLPGHGKSDKVQVETIPAFDEVMDLILTQVPAERFNLFGYSLGGRIAMHIAKRYPHRILSLTLESANRGILTELGKTVRLKDDASWQQLMEQQGMRAFLNKWYRQPVFAEMSEERRQTMIVQRLGNDPKALAAMFLGTSMGHQQDMADLAVPTVLMTGDRDSKYTEMAKQWPSTQLDHRLIEHAGHNIHASQPAEFIATLLGQLS, from the coding sequence GTGGATAAACAACTGCACTGCCGCCAATGGGGCGATAAAACCAAACCAACGCTGGTACTGCTGCATGGCTTTATGGGCAGCAGCTTAGAATGGATGCCATTTGCTGAGTCCTTGGGTAAACGCTGCCATTGCTTAGCCTTTGATCTCCCTGGTCATGGCAAGAGCGATAAAGTCCAAGTCGAGACCATACCCGCCTTTGATGAAGTAATGGATCTCATCTTGACGCAAGTCCCGGCCGAGCGTTTTAACCTGTTTGGCTACTCCCTAGGTGGACGCATCGCAATGCACATCGCAAAACGATACCCCCACAGAATACTCAGCTTGACCCTTGAGTCCGCCAATCGCGGCATCCTAACTGAATTGGGTAAAACCGTCCGGCTGAAGGATGATGCAAGTTGGCAACAGCTGATGGAGCAGCAAGGAATGCGCGCCTTCCTCAACAAGTGGTATCGCCAGCCTGTATTTGCAGAGATGAGCGAAGAGCGCCGGCAAACCATGATAGTTCAGAGGCTCGGTAATGATCCCAAAGCCCTCGCTGCTATGTTCCTTGGCACCAGCATGGGCCACCAACAGGATATGGCCGACTTAGCAGTTCCAACCGTACTAATGACCGGCGATCGGGACAGTAAATACACCGAAATGGCCAAGCAATGGCCATCAACTCAACTCGACCATCGCTTGATTGAGCACGCGGGCCATAACATTCACGCCAGCCAACCCGCTGAATTTATTGCTACGCTGCTCGGCCAGCTCAGTTAG
- the aroE gene encoding shikimate dehydrogenase: MDRYTVFGNPISQSKSPFIHQRFAEQTSQRLVYDTQLAPIDGFVEAVSAFRRAGGCGANITVPFKQQAAALCDQLSERAKRAGAVNTLHWLEDGQLLGDNTDGAGLVADLYRLGITLAGKRILILGAGGAVRGVLAPLLSESPQEIVIANRTAAKAAQLALAFHDMGTISGGGFEQIHGNFDLIINGTSASLTGEMPPLPSIEVNQGCASYDMVYGIDQTVFQKWGQSIGINDNYSGVGMLVQQAAVSFGLWRGVEPNVESVLSALIEETGVAP, from the coding sequence ATGGATCGTTATACTGTTTTTGGTAACCCTATTAGCCAAAGCAAGTCCCCTTTTATCCACCAACGTTTTGCTGAGCAAACGTCGCAGCGTCTTGTCTACGATACGCAGTTGGCGCCAATCGATGGGTTTGTTGAAGCGGTATCTGCGTTTCGTCGTGCTGGCGGCTGTGGCGCCAATATTACGGTTCCCTTTAAGCAGCAAGCTGCTGCGCTATGCGATCAATTGAGCGAGCGTGCCAAACGTGCTGGTGCCGTTAATACCTTACACTGGCTCGAAGATGGGCAATTGCTCGGGGATAATACCGACGGCGCTGGGCTAGTGGCCGATCTCTATCGACTGGGGATTACTCTGGCAGGCAAGCGGATACTTATACTTGGTGCCGGTGGGGCAGTTCGCGGAGTTCTGGCTCCACTTCTGTCTGAATCGCCACAAGAGATAGTTATTGCCAACCGCACTGCCGCAAAGGCGGCACAATTGGCGCTAGCGTTTCATGATATGGGCACCATCAGTGGTGGTGGCTTCGAGCAGATCCACGGTAACTTTGATCTGATTATCAATGGTACTTCAGCCTCACTTACAGGTGAAATGCCACCTCTACCTTCTATAGAGGTTAACCAAGGATGTGCCAGCTACGACATGGTATATGGTATCGACCAAACCGTGTTTCAAAAATGGGGACAATCCATTGGTATCAACGATAATTACAGTGGCGTTGGTATGCTAGTACAGCAGGCGGCGGTTAGCTTTGGCTTGTGGCGTGGGGTTGAGCCCAATGTTGAGTCGGTATTGTCTGCATTGATAGAAGAAACTGGGGTAGCACCATGA